A genomic segment from Drosophila miranda strain MSH22 chromosome 3, D.miranda_PacBio2.1, whole genome shotgun sequence encodes:
- the LOC108158090 gene encoding titin isoform X1, which produces MAGESPASNSSESSPVQRQLNGSVDSGIAVLEVETPTLRRRQRLQQCQRILQVLQRDHSTHRLLRDRLSKIADRKWKKEEASEQQSCNVCCADLDQSSPKTYVTCCTCGKYVCRGPKCADWRPKDADWECQLCHSSKESLAHTSSWVAEQMSFNQHKFVYPMRARSEVYIPITGDGDGDANDSTMHIESISQIGQSVHLDERAKIRAYVEEIVAEMLGGSLDHIKVGQLSKSENYLQFFHKFHAKLSNLLINVESDLLKGDLPAIVNGSNSNSNNNNNGDSESLADISQTRLRSLIETIIAETLRNSALSVSGAVSEISLDTRSLAAELPNNGNGQKRRHRTEHYFEPKIYQDLLATAVLNKIADKEGNTRLISVSTPDLSGHLIDENYNAEALSTTSGSSIEPRSDCSLTDHELALDTGKSQSLQADLERESVLSDYIAAHMVPLPDFSASVTESEDDVGSISSSMIGDGTWEDNWLFKKKRSSVQSSVTPSSIGMLVPAPMENVRAQIGDRTADEVSDLSELGSDVEDNSLDLLRCNDLNDRLLSKHLIGGQNTKLVLDELVDRTSLISHTLPEEHEPAFTETTNTFVVASSAAPSDIIVSLPSPMVFQDDSLNEELVQTPIAAQGETDELASLEGCIGYSTVEYIDEEQMRQTTPSVIEILAAIALGPMLAVPASEQPGVITPSEMHTLKELSDLALAEINARTMDLAHHSLDIIEEETTELMPLTGSVSEPSTINVHPSTLTDPTTNHHSTETTAAQEPKVVPKPTIDSDAPIHNPSTTEILTEDKPAALDPPAAVEISPDAENVAVVSPETVEITPETETVAVDPPAPVEIMSETATVAVDPAAALEIAPAAETVAVDPPAPVEIIPETEIVAVHLPAAGEISPETDTIAVDPAPPAAVEITPAAETVAVDPPAAVEIITEPETVAVDPQAAALEIIPDAETVAVDPPAPVEIIPETETVAADPAPPAAVEITPAAETVAVDPPAAVEIITEPETVAVDPQAAALEIIPDAETVAVDPPAPVEIIPETETVAADPAPPAAVEITPAAETVAVDPPAAAEISPETEIVAVDPPAALEITPAAETVAVDPPAAVVIIPETEIVAVGPPAAVEIMSETATVAVDPAAALEIAPAAETVAVDPPAAAEIIPETEIVAVDLPAALEITPAAETVAVDPPAAVVIIPETEIVAVGPPAAVEIMSETATVAVDPAAALEIAPAAETVAVDPPAAAEIIPETEIVAVDPPAAAEIIPETEIVAVDLPAALEITPAAETVAVDPQAAALEIIPDAETVAVDPPAPVEIIPEAETVAVDPAPPVAVEITPAAETVAVDPPAAAEIIPETEIVAVDPPAALEITPAAETVAVDPQAAALEIIPDAEIVAVDLSEAAEIIPETEIVAVDLPAALEITPAAETVAVDPQAAALEIIPDAETVAVDLSEAAEIIPETEIVAVDPPAALEITPAAETVAVDPQAAALEIIPDAETVAVDPPAPVEIIPETETVAADPAPPAAVEITPASETVAVDLPAAAEIIPETEIVAVDLPAALEITPAAETVAVDPQAAALEIIPDAETVAVDPPAPVEIIPETETVAADPAPPAAVEITPAAETVAVDPPAAAEIIPETEIVAVDLPAALEITPAAETVAVDPQAAALEIIPDAETVAVDPPAPVEIIPETETVAADPAPPAAVEITPAAETVAVDPPAAAEIIPETEIVAVDLPAALEITPAAETVAVDPQAAALEIIPDAETVAVDPPAPVEIIPETETVAADPAPPAAVEITPAAETLAVDPPAAAEIIPETEIVAVDPPAALEITPAAETVAVDPQAAALEIIPDAETVAVDLSEAAEIIPETEIVVVDPPAAMEITPAAETVAVDPQAAALEIIPDAETVAVDPPAPVEIIPETETVAADPAPPAAVEITPAAETVAVDLPAAAEIIPETEIVAVDLPAALEITPAAETVAVDPQAAALEIIPDAETVAVDLSEAAEIIPETEIVAVDLPAALEITPAAETVAVDPPAPVEIIPETETVAADPAPPAAVEITPAAETVAVDPPAAAEIIPETEIVAVDPPAALEITPAAETVAVDPQAAALEIIPDAETVAVDLSETAEIIPETEIVAVDPPAALEITPAAETVAVDPQAAALEIIPDAETVAVDPPAPVEIIPETETVAADPAPPAAVEITPAAETVAVDPPAAAEIIPETEIVAVDPPAALEITPAAETVAVDPQAAALEIIPDAETVAVDLPAAAEIIPETDTVAVDPAPPAALEITPAAETVAVDPPAPVEIIPETETVAADPAPPAAVEITPAAETVALDPPAAAEIIPETEIVAVDLPAALEITPAAETVAVDPQAAALEIIPDAETVAVDLSEAAEIIPETEIVAVDLPAALEITPAAETVAVDPQAAALEIIPDAETVAVDPPAPVEINPETETVAADPAPLAALEITPAAETVAVDPPAAAEIIPETDTVAVDPAPPAALEIIPAAETVAVDPPAPVEIIPETETVAADPAPPAAVEITPAAETVALDPPAAAEIIPETEIVAVDLPAALEITPAAETVAVDPQAAALEIIPDAETVAVDLSEAAEIIPETEIVAVDLPAALEITPAAETVAVDPQAAALEIIPDAETVAVDPPAPVEINPETETVAADPAPLAALEITPAAETVAVDLPAAAEIIPETDTVAVDPAPPAALEITPAAETVAVDPPAPVEIIPETETVAADPAPPAAVEITPAAETVALDPPAAAEIIPETEIVAVDLPAALEITPAAETVAVDPQAAALEIIPDAETVAVDLSEAAEIIPETEIVAVDLPAALEITPAAETVAVDPQAAALEIIPDAETVAVDPPAPVEINPETETVAADPAPPAALEITPAAETVAVDPPAAAESIPETEIVAVDLPATLEIAPAAETVAVDPPAAVEIITEPETVAVDPQAAALEIAPAAETVAVDPPAPVEIIPETETVAVDPSPPAVVEIIAETESVVLVPTGAVEFIPETQTKAEEIPAVEVEAKSVSDLGPNALIDDTQLLSCVPKPLKESDNMDASTLEPSSECIPAQTSVEYTKSDSSALGSIAEREVKKWYNAVEMPNNPYAPDALKQRISGTQERYMDVPNISPSAEQKALAAALTEDGDPAPPSTDYQRYSRDYYINNAPNGTEVNGIVRRASSGAEKQPSAEDVEQDIVITEAAQNASTTAKEQDKEQESVAANVYTALPAQVFDDLLETQSNPSLHSLQTTTTTSDESETVRVYDFNKQETTVIRPAPAEQQPSSSTTSSMESAQSASVSSSSIDASVSKKRERPVVLQFGPADSVPTIGSPVNTPTRGSTPPAFRFLQPKRRLIEPSQVLSVDEDDVMEPNTPVAEKPAVEDEVVHAMPSVKALAQAFLLTSKAQQAERRWRSKVRLSLPADTSDKSPTSLARRHKLEHAVSMAEVADESTIASDLSSLETDPSIQSDGSTNPPIASPVTPVPVRHGFLRSNIAFFENLKFK; this is translated from the exons ATCTGCCGGCCATTGTCAAtgggagcaacagcaacagcaacaataacaacaatgGAGACTCCGAGTCTCTGGCAGACATCTCGCAGACCCGTCTACGGAGTCTCATCGAGACCATCATAGCGGAGACGCTGCGCAACAGTGCCCTGAGCGTGAGCGGAGCCGTCTCGGAGATCAGCCTGGACACCCGCTCGCTGGCCGCCGAGCTGCCGAACAATGGGAATGGGCAGAAGCGCCGACATCGCACGGAGCACTACTTCGAGCCGAAGATTTATCAGGATCTGCTGGCCACAGCGGTGCTCAATAAG ATTGCCGATAAGGAAGGGAACACAAGGTTAATATCGGTGAGCACACCAGACTTGAGTGGTCACCTCATTGATGAGAATTACAATGCCGAAGCGTTGAGCACCACGTCCGGTAGTTCCATTGAGCCCCGAAGCGATTGCAGCCTCACCGACCATGAATTGGCCCTGGAT ACTGGCAAATCCCAGTCCCTGCAGGCGGATTTGGAGCGTGAATCGGTTTTGAGTGATTATATAGCCGCCCACATGGTTCCCCTTCCGGACTTTTCGGCATCTGTTACTGAATCGGAGGATG ATGTTGGATCAATCTCCTCGAGCATGATCGGCGATGGCACTTGGGAGGATAACTGGCTATTCAAGAAGAAACGCAGCTCCGTGCAGAGCTCGGTCACGCCGAGCAGCATTGGCATGCTGGTGCCGGCTCCCATGGAGAATGTGCGTGCCCAAATCGGCGATAGGACTGCGGACGAGGTCAGCGATCTGTCGGAGCTGGGATCGGATGTGGAGGACAATTCGCTTGATTTGCTGCGCTGCAACGATCTAAACGATCGCCTGCTGAGCAAGCATCTGATCGGTGGTCAGAACACAAAACTTGTGCTAGACGAGCTCGTAGATCGGACCAGCCTGATCTCCCACACCCTACCGGAGGAGCATGAGCCCGCATTTACGGAAACCACAAACACGTTCGTCGTAGCATCCTCGGCCGCGCCATCTGATATTATAGTTTCACTACCATCACCCATGGTGTTTCAAGATGACTCACTGAACGAGGAGCTGGTCCAGACTCCCATTGCAG CCCAAGGCGAAACTGACGAACTGGCCAGCCTCGAAGGTTGCATTGGTTACAGCACAGTAGAATACATTGATGAAGAGCAGATGCGCCAAACCACACCGTCAGTTATCGAGATACTAGCCGCCATTGCCTTGGGACCGATGCTAGCAGTCCCAGCATCGGAGCAGCCGGGGGTCATAACTCCGAGTGAGATGCATACACTCAAGGAGCTAAGCGACTTGGCGCTGGCCGAAATAAACGCTCGCACAATGGACCTGGCGCACCATTCACTTGACATCATAGAAGAGGAGACAACCGAATTGATGCCGTTGACCGGGAGTGTCTCAGAACCTTCCACTATAAATGTCCATCCATCAACTCTGACAGACCCAACAACAAACCACCATTCTACAGAAACAACAGCCGCCCAGGAGCCAAAAGTGGTACCAAAACCTACCATAGACAGTGATGCGCCCATACATAACCCATCGACAACAGAAATTCTAACAGAAGATAAACCAGCAGCATTGGATCCTCCGGCAGCAGTGGAAATCAGTCCAGACGCAGAAAACGTAGCTGTGGTTTCTCCGGAAACAGTGGAAATTACTCCAGAGACTGAAACTGTAGCTGTGGATCCTCCGGCGCCAGTGGAAATCATGTCAGAAACAGCAACCGTAGCTGTGGATCCGGCAGCTGCACTGGAAATCGCTCCAGCCGCAGAAACCGTAGCTGTGGATCCTCCCGCACCAGTGGAAATCATTCCGGAAACGGAAATCGTAGCTGTGCATCTACCAGCAGCAGGGGAAATCAGTCCTGAAACGGACACTATTGCTGTTGatcctgctcctccagcagcagTGGAAATCACTCCAGCAGCAGAAACTGTAGCTGTGGATCCTCCAGCAGCAGTGGAAATCATTACAGAACCTGAAACCGTAGCTGTGGATCCTCAGGCAGCAGCATTGGAAATCATTCCAGACGCAGAAACCGTAGCTGTGGATCCTCCCGCACCAGTGGAAATCATTCCGGAAACAgaaactgttgctgctgatcctgctcctccagcagcagTGGAAATCACTCCAGCAGCAGAAACTGTAGCTGTGGATCCTCCAGCAGCAGTGGAAATCATTACAGAACCTGAAACCGTAGCTGTGGATCCTCAGGCAGCAGCATTGGAAATCATTCCAGACGCAGAAACCGTAGCTGTGGATCCTCCCGCACCAGTGGAAATCATTCCGGAAACAgaaactgttgctgctgatcctgctcctccagcagcagTGGAAATCACTCCAGCAGCAGAAACTGTAGCTGTGGatcctccagcagcagcggaaaTCAGTCCGGAAACGGAAATCGTAGCTGTAGATCCGCCAGCTGCATTGGAAATCACTCCAGCCGCAGAAACCGTAGCTGTGGATCCTCCAGCAGCAGTGGTAATCATTCCGGAAACGGAAATCGTAGCTGTGGGTCCTCCAGCAGCAGTGGAAATCATGTCAGAAACAGCAACCGTAGCTGTGGATCCGGCAGCTGCACTGGAAATCGCTCCAGCCGCAGAAACCGTAGCTGTGGatcctccagcagcagcggaaaTCATTCCGGAAACGGAAATCGTAGCTGTGGATCTGCCAGCTGCATTGGAAATCACTCCAGCCGCAGAAACCGTAGCTGTGGATCCTCCAGCAGCAGTGGTAATCATTCCGGAAACGGAAATCGTAGCTGTGGGTCCTCCAGCAGCAGTGGAAATCATGTCAGAAACAGCAACCGTAGCTGTGGATCCGGCAGCTGCACTGGAAATCGCTCCAGCCGCAGAAACCGTAGCTGTGGatcctccagcagcagcggaaaTCATTCCGGAAACGGAAATCGTAGCTGTGGatcctccagcagcagctgaaatCATTCCGGAAACGGAAATCGTAGCTGTGGATCTGCCAGCTGCATTGGAAATCACTCCAGCCGCAGAAACCGTAGCTGTGGATCCTCAGGCAGCAGCATTGGAAATCATTCCAGACGCAGAAACCGTAGCTGTGGATCCTCCCGCACCAGTGGAAATCATTCCGGAAGCAGAAACTGTTGCTGTTGACCCTGCTCCTCCAGTAGCAGTGGAAATCACTCCAGCAGCAGAAACTGTAGCTGTGGatcctccagcagcagcggagaTCATTCCGGAAACGGAAATCGTAGCTGTGGATCCGCCAGCTGCATTGGAAATCACTCCAGCCGCAGAAACCGTAGCTGTGGATCCTCAGGCAGCAGCATTGGAAATCATTCCAGACGCAGAAATCGTAGCTGTGGATCTTTCAGAAGCAGCGGAGATCATTCCGGAAACGGAAATCGTAGCTGTGGATCTGCCAGCTGCATTGGAAATCACTCCAGCCGCAGAAACCGTAGCTGTGGATCCTCAGGCAGCAGCATTGGAAATCATTCCAGACGCAGAAACCGTAGCTGTGGATCTTTCAGAAGCAGCGGAGATCATTCCGGAAACGGAAATCGTAGCTGTGGACCCGCCAGCTGCATTGGAAATCACTCCAGCCGCTGAAACCGTAGCTGTGGATCCTCAGGCAGCAGCACTGGAAATCATTCCAGACGCAGAAACCGTAGCTGTGGATCCTCCCGCACCAGTGGAAATCATTCCAGAAACAgaaactgttgctgctgatcctgctcctccagcagcagTGGAAATAACTCCAGCATCAGAAACTGTAGCTGTGGATcttccagcagcagcggagaTCATTCCGGAAACGGAAATCGTAGCTGTGGATCTGCCAGCTGCATTGGAAATCACCCCAGCCGCTGAAACCGTAGCTGTGGATCCTCAGGCAGCAGCATTGGAAATCATTCCAGACGCAGAAACCGTAGCTGTGGATCCCCCCGCACCAGTGGAAATCATTCCAGAAACAgaaactgttgctgctgatcctgctcctccagcagcagTGGAAATCACTCCAGCAGCAGAAACTGTAGCTGTGGatcctccagcagcagcggaaaTCATTCCGGAAACGGAAATCGTAGCTGTGGATTTGCCAGCTGCATTGGAAATCACTCCAGCCGCTGAAACCGTAGCTGTGGATCCTCAGGCAGCAGCATTGGAAATCATTCCAGACGCAGAAACCGTAGCTGTGGATCCCCCCGCACCAGTGGAAATCATTCCAGAAACAgaaactgttgctgctgatcctgctcctccagcagcagTGGAAATCACTCCAGCAGCAGAAACTGTAGCTGTGGatcctccagcagcagcggaaaTCATTCCGGAAACGGAAATCGTAGCTGTGGATTTGCCAGCTGCATTGGAAATCACTCCAGCCGCTGAAACCGTAGCTGTGGATCCTCAGGCAGCAGCATTGGAAATCATTCCAGACGCAGAAACCGTAGCTGTGGATCCCCCCGCACCAGTGGAAATCATTCCAGAAACAgaaactgttgctgctgatcctgctcctccagcagcagTGGAAATCACTCCAGCAGCAGAAACTCTAGCTGTGGatcctccagcagcagcggagaTCATTCCGGAAACGGAAATCGTAGCTGTGGATCCGCCAGCTGCATTGGAAATCACTCCAGCCGCAGAAACCGTAGCTGTGGATCCTCAGGCAGCAGCATTGGAAATCATTCCAGACGCAGAAACCGTAGCTGTGGATCTTTCAGAAGCAGCGGAGATCATTCCGGAAACGGAAATCGTAGTTGTGGACCCGCCAGCTGCAATGGAAATCACTCCAGCCGCTGAAACCGTAGCTGTGGATCCTCAGGCAGCAGCACTGGAAATCATTCCAGACGCAGAAACCGTAGCTGTGGATCCTCCCGCACCAGTGGAAATCATTCCAGAAACAgaaactgttgctgctgatcctgctcctccagcagcagTGGAAATAACTCCAGCAGCAGAAACTGTAGCTGTGGATcttccagcagcagcggagaTCATTCCGGAAACGGAAATCGTAGCTGTGGATCTGCCAGCTGCATTGGAAATCACTCCAGCCGCTGAAACCGTAGCTGTGGATCCTCAGGCAGCAGCACTGGAAATCATTCCAGACGCAGAAACCGTAGCTGTGGATCTTTCAGAAGCAGCGGAGATCATTCCGGAAACGGAAATCGTAGCTGTGGATCTGCCAGCTGCATTGGAAATCACTCCAGCCGCAGAAACCGTAGCTGTGGATCCTCCCGCACCAGTGGAAATCATTCCGGAAACAgaaactgttgctgctgatcctgctcctccagcagcagTGGAAATCACTCCAGCAGCAGAAACTGTAGCTGTGGatcctccagcagcagcggagaTCATTCCGGAAACGGAAATCGTAGCTGTGGATCCGCCAGCTGCATTGGAAATCACTCCAGCCGCAGAAACCGTAGCTGTGGATCCTCAGGCAGCAGCATTGGAAATCATTCCAGACGCAGAAACCGTAGCTGTGGATCTTTCAGAAACAGCGGAGATCATTCCGGAAACGGAAATCGTAGCTGTGGACCCGCCAGCTGCATTGGAAATCACTCCAGCCGCTGAAACCGTAGCTGTGGATCCTCAGGCAGCAGCACTGGAAATCATTCCAGACGCAGAAACCGTAGCTGTGGATCCTCCCGCACCAGTGGAAATCATTCCAGAAACAgaaactgttgctgctgatcctgctcctccagcagcagTGGAAATCACTCCAGCAGCAGAAACTGTAGCTGTGGatcctccagcagcagcggaaaTCATTCCGGAAACGGAAATCGTAGCTGTGGATCCGCCAGCTGCATTGGAAATCACTCCAGCCGCAGAAACCGTAGCTGTGGATCCACAGGCAGCAGCACTGGAAATCATTCCAGACGCAGAAACCGTAGCTGTGGATCTTCCAGCAGCAGCCGAAATCATTCCGGAAACGGACACTGTTGCTGTTGatcctgctcctccagcagcATTGGAAATCACTCCAGCCGCAGAAACCGTAGCTGTGGATCCTCCCGCACCAGTGGAAATCATTCCGGAAACAgaaactgttgctgctgaccctgctcctccagcagcagTGGAAATCACTCCAGCAGCAGAAACTGTAGCTTTGGatcctccagcagcagcggaaaTCATTCCGGAAACGGAAATCGTAGCTGTGGATCTGCCAGCTGCATTGGAAATCACTCCAGCCGCTGAAACCGTAGCTGTGGATCCTCAGGCAGCAGCATTGGAAATCATTCCAGACGCAGAAACCGTAGCTGTGGATCTTTCAGAAGCAGCGGAGATCATTCCGGAAACGGAAATCGTAGCTGTGGATCTGCCAGCTGCATTGGAAATCACTCCAGCCGCTGAAACCGTAGCTGTGGATCCTCAGGCAGCAGCACTGGAAATCATTCCAGACGCAGAAACCGTAGCTGTGGATCCTCCCGCACCAGTAGAAATCAATCCAGAAACAgaaactgttgctgctgaccCTGCTCCTCTAGCAGCATTGGAAATCACTCCAGCAGCAGAAACTGTAGCTGTGGatcctccagcagcagcggaaaTCATTCCGGAAACGGACACTGTTGCTGTTGatcctgctcctccagcagcATTGGAAATCATTCCAGCCGCAGAAACCGTAGCTGTGGATCCTCCCGCACCAGTGGAAATCATTCCGGAAACAgaaactgttgctgctgaccctgctcctccagcagcagTGGAAATCACTCCAGCAGCAGAAACTGTAGCTTTGGatcctccagcagcagcggaaaTCATTCCGGAAACGGAAATCGTAGCTGTGGATCTGCCAGCTGCATTGGAAATCACTCCAGCCGCTGAAACCGTAGCTGTGGATCCTCAGGCAGCAGCATTGGAAATCATTCCAGACGCAGAAACCGTAGCTGTGGATCTTTCAGAAGCAGCGGAGATCATTCCGGAAACGGAAATCGTAGCTGTGGATCTGCCAGCTGCATTGGAAATCACTCCAGCCGCTGAAACCGTAGCTGTGGATCCTCAGGCAGCAGCACTGGAAATCATTCCAGACGCAGAAACCGTAGCTGTGGATCCTCCCGCACCAGTAGAAATCAATCCAGAAACAgaaactgttgctgctgaccCTGCTCCTCTAGCAGCATTGGAAATCACTCCAGCAGCAGAAACTGTAGCTGTGGATCTTCCAGCAGCAGCCGAAATCATTCCGGAAACGGACACTGTTGCTGTTGatcctgctcctccagcagcATTGGAAATCACTCCAGCCGCAGAAACCGTAGCTGTGGATCCTCCCGCACCAGTGGAAATCATTCCGGAAACAgaaactgttgctgctgaccctgctcctccagcagcagTGGAAATCACTCCAGCAGCAGAAACTGTAGCTTTGGatcctccagcagcagcggaaaTCATTCCGGAAACGGAAATCGTAGCTGTGGATCTGCCAGCTGCATTGGAAATCACTCCAGCCGCTGAAACCGTAGCTGTGGATCCTCAGGCAGCAGCATTGGAAATCATTCCAGACGCAGAAACCGTAGCTGTGGATCTTTCAGAAGCAGCGGAGATCATTCCGGAAACGGAAATCGTAGCTGTGGATCTGCCAGCTGCATTGGAAATCACTCCAGCCGCTGAAACCGTAGCTGTGGATCCTCAGGCAGCAGCACTGGAAATCATTCCAGACGCAGAAACCGTAGCTGTGGATCCTCCCGCACCAGTAGAAATCAATCCAGAAACAgaaactgttgctgctgaccctgctcctccagcagcATTGGAAATCACTCCAGCAGCAGAAACTGTAGCTGTGGatcctccagcagcagcggaaaGCATTCCGGAAACGGAAATCGTAGCTGTGGATCTGCCAGCTACATTGGAAATCGCTCCAGCCGCAGAAACCGTAGCTGTGGATCCTCCAGCAGCAGTGGAAATCATTACAGAACCTGAAACCGTAGCTGTTGATCCTCAGGCAGCAGCATTGGAAATCGCTCCAGCCGCAGAAACCGTAGCTGTGGATCCTCCTGCACCAGTGGAAATCATTCCGGAAACAGAAACTGTTGCTGTTGATCCTTCTCCTCCAGCAGTAGTGGAAATCATTGCAGAGACAGAATCGGTGGTTTTGGTTCCTACCGGTGCAGTGGAATTCATTCCGGAGACACAAACTAAAGCTGAGGAAATACCAGCTGTTGAAGTGGAGGCTAAGAGCGTTTCAGACCTTGGTCCGAATGCTTTAATCGACGATACGCAGTTGTTAAGTTGTGTTCCGAAACCGCTAAAAGAGTCAGATAACATGGACGCATCAACATTGGAACCATCATCGGAATGCATTCCAGCGCAAACATCCGTAGAATACACTAAGAGCGATAGTTCCGCTCTAG GTTCCATTGCTGAGCGCGAGGTCAAGAAGTGGTACAATGCCGTCGAAATGCCCAACAACCCTTATGCGCCCGACGCTCTGAAGCAGCGTATCAGTGGCACCCAGGAGCGGTACATGGATGTGCCAAATATCAGTCCCAGTGCCGAGCAGAAGGCTCTGGCCGCCGCCCTCACTGAAGATGGCGACCCGGCGCCACCTTCAACCGACTACCAACG CTACAGCCGCGACTACTACATCAACAATGCCCCCAATGGCACAGAAGTAAACGGAATCGTACGGAGAGCATCGTCCGGCGCAGAGAAGCAGCCGTCCGCAGAGGATGTTGAGCAGGACATAGTTATCACCGAG GCGGCTCAAAACGCAAGCACAACTGCAAAAGAGCAGGATAAGGAACAGGAATCAGTTGCGGCTAACGTTTACACGGCCTTGCCAGCTCAGGTATTTGACGATTTGCTAGAGACCCAGTCGAACCCATCGCTTCACTCCCTGCAAACAACGACAACCACCAGCGATGAATCCGAAACGGTGCGCGTCTACGACTTTAACAAGCAGGAGACCACGGTCATCAGACCTGCCCCTGCGGAGCAGCAGCCGAGCTCCTCCACGACATCATCCATGGAGTCAGCTCAGAGCGCATCGGTGTCCTCTTCCTCCATAGACGCATCTGTGTCCAAAAAGCGTGAGCGACCAGTTGTCCTACAGTTTGGCCCTGCCGACTCGGTACCCACAATCGGTTCGCCAGTGAACACCCCCACAAGAGGCTCAACGCCCCCGGCGTTCCGCTTTCTCCAGCCAAAACGACGCCTCATCGAGCCGAGTCAAGTGTTGTCTGTGGACGAAGATGATGTG ATGGAGCCTAATACACCCGTCGCCGAGAAGCCCGCCGTAGAAGATGAGGTGGTGCATGCAATGCCGTCAGTGAAAGCTCTGGCCCAGGCCTTCCTCTTGACCAGCAAAGCCCAGCAAGCCGAGCGACGATGGCGATCAAAG GTTCGGCTATCCTTACCAGCTGATACGTCAGACAAGTCTCCTACCTCCCTAGCACGGCGACACAAGCTGGAGCATGCTGTTTCCATGGCAGAGGTAGCCGATGAATCCACGATCGCCTCTGACTTATCATCCCTCGAAAC GGATCCATCTATTCAATCGGACGGTTCCACGAACCCACCTATCGCCTCTCCTGTGACCCCAGTCCCCGTACGTCATGGCTTTCTCCGGAGCAATATTGCTTTCTTTGAGAActtaaagtttaagtga